The following are from one region of the Verrucomicrobiaceae bacterium genome:
- a CDS encoding pantoate--beta-alanine ligase, whose protein sequence is MNVINNIRQLRSWTSVNRGTRCVFVPTMGALHEGHATLIRTAREIAGPGGNVVVSSFVNPLQFGPNEDFTSYPRTLIEDLTICRDNGADAIFSPKVEDIYPEGRSIQLTETSLSKVLCGASRPGHFDGVCTVVAKLFNLVQPDDAVFGKKDYQQLAIIRRLVRDLDFNIVIHGVETIRESDGLAMSSRNRYLSAEERQQAPVLRAALQQARNAYLKGGENDPKKLKQLILDEISSKAPLGQVDYVEVVDATTLQEPSESTEMALIALAIRFGSARLIDNIELK, encoded by the coding sequence ATGAATGTCATCAACAACATCCGCCAACTACGCTCATGGACCTCTGTGAATCGGGGCACCCGCTGCGTCTTTGTGCCCACGATGGGGGCACTACATGAAGGCCACGCCACCCTCATCCGCACCGCACGAGAAATCGCAGGCCCCGGTGGCAATGTGGTCGTGAGCAGCTTCGTCAATCCGCTCCAGTTTGGCCCGAACGAAGACTTCACCAGCTATCCACGCACCCTGATCGAAGACCTCACCATCTGTCGCGACAATGGAGCAGATGCCATCTTCTCCCCGAAAGTGGAAGACATCTACCCAGAGGGCCGCAGCATCCAACTCACCGAGACCAGTCTCTCAAAAGTCCTCTGCGGAGCCAGCCGCCCAGGTCATTTCGACGGCGTCTGCACCGTCGTGGCAAAGCTCTTCAACCTCGTCCAACCAGACGATGCCGTTTTCGGCAAAAAAGACTACCAGCAGCTCGCCATCATCCGCAGACTCGTGCGTGATCTCGACTTCAACATCGTCATCCACGGCGTGGAGACCATCCGCGAGTCCGACGGACTAGCCATGAGCAGCCGAAATCGCTACTTAAGCGCCGAAGAACGTCAACAGGCCCCCGTTCTGCGTGCCGCGCTCCAGCAAGCCCGTAATGCCTACCTCAAAGGCGGTGAAAATGACCCCAAAAAGCTCAAACAGCTCATTTTAGACGAAATCAGCTCCAAAGCCCCGCTCGGACAAGTGGACTATGTCGAAGTGGTGGACGCCACCACGCTGCAAGAGCCTTCCGAGAGCACCGAAATGGCCCTCATCGCCCTCGCGATCCGATTTGGCTCCGCACGGCTCATCGATAACATCGAGCTGAAATAA
- a CDS encoding ABC transporter permease, giving the protein MMLFLQQWRGELLKLFARRRTFLGFGVFVVLELLCLWLIKVKGLGPVQRAIVGSGENMDHYFSALTVAFLVVIMSFLLLGALFLTLVAGDIVSKESEDGHLRLLLARPVSRFRLLLLKYLTSISYAVFLIQFLAWTAFVLGLLLRGWGGGFCVWIQDMSLVSFSSGMRVCATTHSAH; this is encoded by the coding sequence ATGATGCTCTTTCTCCAACAATGGCGCGGCGAGCTCCTGAAGCTCTTTGCACGCAGGCGGACCTTTCTCGGCTTCGGAGTGTTTGTCGTCCTAGAGCTCCTATGCCTATGGCTCATCAAAGTGAAGGGCCTCGGGCCGGTGCAGCGGGCCATCGTCGGCTCGGGCGAGAATATGGACCACTACTTCTCCGCACTCACCGTAGCTTTCCTCGTCGTGATCATGTCCTTCCTGCTCCTGGGAGCCCTTTTCCTCACACTGGTGGCCGGGGACATCGTATCGAAGGAGTCGGAGGATGGACACCTTCGCCTATTGCTCGCACGGCCCGTGAGCCGCTTCCGGCTGCTGTTGCTGAAATACCTCACCTCCATCAGCTACGCAGTGTTCTTGATCCAGTTTCTCGCCTGGACAGCCTTCGTCCTGGGCCTGTTGCTAAGAGGATGGGGCGGCGGATTCTGTGTGTGGATACAGGACATGTCCCTGGTATCTTTTTCGAGTGGGATGAGGGTCTGCGCCACTACGCACTCGGCACACTAG
- a CDS encoding ABC transporter ATP-binding protein, with protein MRRSGEPKWVTMAILEVKHLTKRWPTGRVALDDVSFEVKEGEILGLLGHNGAGKSTIMGITLGMVRPDTGEVRIGGRSVQRDRAGALQQIGAIYGAACFYDYLSGWQNLRALCSLSGWWDEKEVHRVVEMVRLTKAIGQKAATYSHGMRQRLALAQALLPRPRMLLLDEPTDGLDPEGIREFRELILHLRQHHGMTIMLNSHLLGEVEQMCDRCVIIKDGRKVFEGVIPSQEKTRRMFQLHTDDIGIAREVMARVGAQMDKQGIVEVPLEMEPHQLAAALVNGGVPIHSWQPHRRTLEELYMGLSGKS; from the coding sequence ATGCGCCGCTCCGGCGAGCCTAAATGGGTCACGATGGCGATCCTAGAAGTCAAACATCTCACCAAACGCTGGCCCACCGGGCGAGTGGCGCTGGATGATGTCAGCTTCGAGGTGAAGGAGGGCGAGATATTAGGCCTACTGGGGCACAATGGAGCCGGAAAGAGCACCATCATGGGCATCACCCTCGGTATGGTACGGCCAGATACGGGTGAGGTACGCATCGGTGGCCGCAGCGTGCAGCGTGATCGTGCCGGTGCGCTCCAGCAGATCGGCGCGATCTACGGGGCAGCCTGTTTTTACGATTACCTCAGTGGTTGGCAAAATCTGCGGGCTCTATGCTCACTCTCCGGCTGGTGGGACGAAAAAGAAGTCCACCGCGTGGTCGAAATGGTGCGGCTGACAAAAGCCATCGGCCAAAAAGCCGCCACCTACAGCCACGGCATGCGCCAGCGGCTCGCTCTGGCACAGGCCTTACTACCGCGTCCGCGCATGCTGCTGCTGGACGAGCCCACCGACGGGCTCGACCCCGAAGGCATCCGTGAATTCCGCGAGCTGATCCTACACCTCCGCCAGCATCACGGCATGACAATCATGCTCAACTCCCACCTCCTCGGTGAAGTAGAGCAAATGTGTGACCGCTGCGTCATCATCAAAGACGGGCGAAAGGTCTTCGAAGGCGTGATTCCATCTCAGGAAAAAACGCGGCGCATGTTCCAACTCCACACAGATGATATCGGCATCGCTCGTGAAGTGATGGCACGCGTGGGTGCCCAAATGGATAAGCAAGGCATCGTCGAAGTGCCGCTGGAGATGGAGCCGCACCAGCTCGCCGCAGCTCTAGTGAATGGCGGAGTGCCCATCCACTCCTGGCAGCCCCACCGCCGCACCCTTGAGGAACTCTACATGGGACTATCTGGTAAATCATGA
- a CDS encoding MogA/MoaB family molybdenum cofactor biosynthesis protein, which produces MTTGIITISDRASEGVYDDLGGPALRKAALEYGWTVLAEAIVPDDLLRIQDAIRSFSAQGCGLILTTGGTGIAERDVTPEAVRGIMRVEIPGFGELMRMKSLEHTPNAILSRCLAAIVDRSLVLALPGKPQGAVDCLGFVLGALPHAVKLAQKVPTSC; this is translated from the coding sequence ATGACCACCGGTATCATCACTATCTCTGACCGTGCCTCCGAAGGCGTTTACGACGACCTGGGAGGCCCCGCATTGCGCAAAGCAGCTCTGGAATACGGCTGGACCGTGCTCGCAGAAGCGATCGTGCCAGATGATCTGCTGCGCATCCAGGATGCTATCCGCTCCTTTTCAGCCCAGGGCTGTGGACTCATCCTGACGACGGGTGGCACAGGCATCGCCGAGAGGGATGTCACGCCTGAGGCGGTGCGCGGCATCATGCGGGTGGAGATTCCCGGCTTTGGCGAGCTGATGCGTATGAAATCACTCGAACACACGCCCAATGCCATCCTCAGCCGCTGCCTCGCTGCCATTGTGGACCGTAGTCTCGTCCTAGCGCTGCCGGGCAAGCCGCAGGGCGCGGTGGATTGCCTCGGCTTCGTGCTGGGTGCATTGCCGCATGCGGTGAAGCTGGCGCAAAAAGTGCCTACGAGCTGCTGA
- a CDS encoding aminotransferase class V-fold PLP-dependent enzyme → MLPLTDFPSLRGLHYLNTAAESIPPQCVNDAVAEYMAHKSLGMRGRDFHFPRVEACREIAAKHLGLSTDEVSFCSCSSEAYNLLASALQLRAQDEVVITDLDFPAGATPWLTAAEKPLTRLWRHREGALSLDDLAPLLNERTALVQVSLVSFYNGHRIAFAPLRDLVRRLAPQAVLSVDVTQALGRVVLDCSDADILISSTHKWTLGIHGGGIVGIPKKAAARLTTKAGGWYHIANAFDPDRFESARIKSGALSFSVGMPSFAALYALNASLRYLDQFGVARIAAHADPLIARVHAGLRHLGIRTLAPEQPENPSGIVAFTHANTQEIHDALLSANIHVMHQVGRIRIAVHGYNTAEDVEKLLDLLKS, encoded by the coding sequence ATGCTCCCACTCACTGATTTCCCCTCCCTCCGTGGTCTCCATTATCTCAATACCGCTGCGGAGAGCATCCCGCCGCAGTGCGTGAATGACGCAGTGGCCGAGTACATGGCCCACAAGTCCCTTGGCATGCGCGGGCGTGATTTTCACTTTCCACGTGTCGAGGCCTGCCGTGAGATCGCTGCGAAGCACCTCGGTCTCAGCACGGATGAGGTCTCCTTCTGCTCATGCAGCTCGGAGGCGTATAATCTGCTCGCCTCCGCACTCCAGCTCCGGGCGCAGGATGAAGTCGTCATCACCGATCTGGACTTCCCCGCAGGGGCCACCCCGTGGCTCACAGCGGCGGAAAAACCCCTCACACGGCTCTGGCGGCACCGTGAGGGAGCTTTGAGCCTCGATGACCTCGCGCCACTGCTCAATGAACGCACTGCTTTGGTCCAAGTCAGTCTAGTGAGCTTTTACAATGGGCACCGCATCGCATTCGCTCCGCTGCGCGATCTGGTGCGTCGCCTCGCACCGCAGGCCGTGCTCTCGGTCGATGTCACGCAGGCTCTCGGGCGTGTCGTGCTCGATTGCAGTGATGCAGACATCCTCATCTCCAGCACGCACAAGTGGACGCTCGGCATCCACGGCGGCGGCATCGTCGGCATCCCCAAAAAAGCTGCTGCACGACTCACCACCAAAGCGGGTGGATGGTATCACATCGCCAATGCCTTTGATCCAGACCGCTTTGAATCCGCCCGCATCAAATCAGGAGCTCTGAGCTTCTCCGTCGGCATGCCCAGCTTTGCCGCACTCTATGCGCTAAATGCTTCCCTGCGTTACTTGGATCAATTCGGCGTCGCTCGCATCGCAGCACACGCCGATCCGCTCATCGCCCGCGTGCATGCTGGATTACGCCACCTCGGCATCCGCACACTCGCCCCCGAGCAGCCGGAGAACCCGAGTGGCATCGTCGCCTTCACCCACGCCAATACGCAGGAGATCCACGATGCGCTGCTCTCCGCGAACATCCACGTCATGCACCAAGTCGGGCGCATCCGCATCGCCGTACATGGATACAATACCGCCGAGGATGTGGAAAAACTGCTCGATCTGCTCAAGAGCTGA
- a CDS encoding family 10 glycosylhydrolase has translation MVLALTAGGRLRAQSTVPPPARELRGSWIATVRNINWPSEPGLPVERQQQQLLTLIESAARLRLNALIFQVRPAGDAMYASTLEPWSPFLTGAMGRAPSPAWDPLEFAVKEAHKRGMELHAWFNPFRSLAGEKHAPSSGHMRRKNPEWTMKYGIDWWMDPGVPEVRAQAIAVMLDVTRRYDVDGIHIDDYFYPYPITDAAKQKIEFPDDASYGRYKAAGGPLDRPAWRRQNVDETVRMIYEGIKIAKRWVKFGISPFGLWRPGYPEGTGGGLDPFEEMGADSRKWLQSGWVDYFTPQLYWTIDRPKLGFTTYYDWWLQQNTLGRHIWPGMNTSNVGNDRVAGEILRQMSVLRERGLKMTPGHFHWNFGALHKDVGKVATYTVSRAYTTHALPPASPWLSQTPLPAPILAKAAGNRVTWRHADERWQSHTRWWVMQALVHGKWVTHASFFHDQLSAEWPAGADAIAIRAGGLGWETGDAGVLLK, from the coding sequence ATGGTACTCGCTCTCACAGCGGGCGGGAGGCTGCGTGCGCAGTCCACTGTGCCGCCACCTGCGCGGGAGTTGCGCGGTTCTTGGATCGCTACGGTGCGGAATATCAATTGGCCCTCTGAGCCCGGTCTGCCTGTGGAGCGGCAGCAGCAGCAGCTCCTCACGCTGATCGAGTCTGCGGCGCGGCTGCGGCTCAATGCGCTCATTTTTCAAGTCCGCCCCGCTGGTGATGCGATGTATGCATCCACGTTAGAGCCGTGGTCGCCTTTTTTGACCGGAGCGATGGGCCGTGCTCCTTCCCCAGCATGGGATCCTCTGGAGTTCGCCGTGAAAGAGGCCCATAAGCGGGGCATGGAGCTGCATGCGTGGTTTAATCCCTTCCGCTCTCTGGCGGGTGAAAAGCATGCGCCCAGCTCTGGCCACATGCGCCGTAAGAATCCCGAGTGGACGATGAAATACGGCATCGACTGGTGGATGGACCCTGGTGTGCCTGAGGTGCGAGCTCAAGCCATTGCGGTGATGCTGGATGTGACGCGGCGATATGACGTGGATGGCATCCACATCGATGATTATTTTTATCCTTATCCTATTACGGATGCCGCGAAGCAGAAGATCGAGTTCCCGGATGATGCAAGCTATGGCCGATACAAGGCGGCTGGTGGACCGCTGGATCGCCCTGCCTGGAGGCGACAAAATGTCGATGAGACGGTGCGCATGATTTATGAAGGCATCAAGATAGCGAAGCGCTGGGTGAAGTTCGGTATCAGCCCCTTTGGTCTTTGGAGGCCTGGCTACCCAGAGGGCACGGGCGGAGGGCTCGATCCCTTTGAGGAAATGGGGGCAGACTCTCGTAAGTGGCTGCAATCGGGCTGGGTGGATTATTTCACGCCGCAGCTTTATTGGACCATCGACCGTCCGAAGCTGGGGTTCACCACTTATTACGACTGGTGGCTCCAGCAAAACACGCTGGGCCGTCACATCTGGCCTGGTATGAATACCTCCAACGTGGGCAATGATCGAGTCGCTGGCGAGATCCTGCGCCAGATGAGTGTGCTGCGAGAGCGCGGCTTAAAGATGACACCTGGGCACTTTCACTGGAACTTCGGGGCTCTGCATAAAGACGTGGGCAAAGTGGCGACTTACACGGTCAGCCGTGCGTACACGACGCACGCCTTGCCGCCGGCGAGTCCGTGGCTGAGTCAGACGCCGCTACCTGCTCCTATTTTGGCCAAGGCTGCTGGCAATCGCGTCACTTGGCGGCATGCGGATGAGCGCTGGCAGTCTCACACACGCTGGTGGGTGATGCAGGCGCTAGTGCATGGCAAGTGGGTGACTCATGCTTCATTTTTCCATGATCAACTGAGTGCCGAGTGGCCTGCGGGTGCTGACGCTATCGCGATCCGCGCTGGTGGACTGGGCTGGGAAACGGGGGATGCAGGTGTGCTACTTAAGTGA
- a CDS encoding sulfatase-like hydrolase/transferase, with protein sequence MQRFFALLLLAISWATAAPNVLLVVSDDQRPDSIHALGHGQVATPVLDRLVARGTAFSRAYAGYPICHVSRAQILTGTHAFTALPKYPTGGIDPNLATLAGTLQRAGYFTCYSGKWHNDGHPLQRGYSLTSGLFSSGGAKGVEQPAMDDRGRPLTGYRGWTFKDSENRAELDKGVGLLPDNSRIIADGAIRAIESAPKDKPWFVHVNFAFPHDPLQWPKGLENRYLAEKMVLPPNFAPLHPFDHGNLLGRDELLLPSPRTEYAVREELALYYAMVTDVDSQLGRILAALPSQEETVIIFTSDQGLALGSHGLLGKQNCYEHSIRSPLIVCGPGLPRNERCAALVELRDLFPTLCDLAGVAVPATVTGKSLLPLLRHETDRVRVFATGVFTDTQRMICDERWKFILYPKVGREQLFDLQADPYELRDLSAVVSHADTLARLRAELRSWRVQSGDPLR encoded by the coding sequence ATGCAGCGCTTTTTTGCTCTTCTTTTACTCGCGATTTCATGGGCCACTGCGGCTCCCAATGTGCTGCTGGTCGTTTCGGATGATCAGCGTCCTGATTCGATCCATGCATTGGGGCACGGACAAGTTGCCACTCCTGTGCTGGACCGACTGGTGGCGCGGGGCACGGCGTTTTCGCGGGCGTATGCAGGTTATCCCATCTGCCATGTCAGCCGGGCACAGATCCTCACGGGCACCCACGCATTCACTGCTCTGCCAAAATATCCCACAGGCGGTATTGATCCTAATTTGGCGACTTTGGCTGGGACACTGCAAAGGGCTGGCTACTTCACCTGCTACAGCGGCAAGTGGCACAATGATGGGCATCCTTTGCAGCGTGGCTATTCTCTGACGAGTGGACTTTTCTCCAGTGGCGGGGCCAAGGGGGTAGAGCAGCCTGCTATGGATGATCGTGGCCGGCCACTGACGGGGTATCGGGGCTGGACCTTCAAGGACTCTGAGAATCGAGCGGAGTTGGACAAAGGAGTGGGTTTACTGCCGGATAACAGCCGCATCATCGCTGACGGAGCGATCCGGGCTATTGAATCGGCTCCAAAGGACAAACCATGGTTCGTGCATGTGAATTTCGCCTTCCCGCATGATCCTCTTCAGTGGCCTAAGGGACTGGAAAATCGCTATTTGGCAGAAAAAATGGTCCTGCCGCCGAATTTTGCCCCGCTGCATCCTTTTGATCATGGGAATTTACTGGGCCGTGATGAGTTGCTGCTGCCTTCGCCTCGAACGGAATACGCGGTGCGTGAGGAGCTAGCGCTGTATTACGCGATGGTGACGGATGTCGATTCGCAGCTAGGGCGCATTCTGGCCGCTCTGCCTTCACAGGAGGAGACGGTGATTATTTTCACGAGTGATCAAGGCCTGGCGCTTGGTAGTCACGGCCTGCTGGGAAAACAAAACTGCTACGAGCACAGCATCCGCAGTCCACTGATCGTCTGCGGTCCTGGATTGCCCCGTAATGAGCGTTGTGCCGCGCTGGTGGAGCTAAGAGACCTTTTTCCGACGCTTTGCGATCTGGCGGGGGTGGCGGTTCCAGCGACGGTGACGGGGAAGAGCCTCTTGCCGCTTTTGCGGCATGAAACTGATCGCGTGCGTGTTTTTGCCACGGGTGTGTTCACGGACACTCAGCGCATGATCTGCGATGAGCGGTGGAAATTCATCCTGTATCCCAAAGTGGGCCGCGAGCAGCTTTTTGACCTGCAAGCTGACCCGTATGAGCTGAGAGATCTGAGCGCAGTTGTTAGCCATGCGGACACGTTGGCTCGCTTGCGAGCCGAGTTGAGGTCATGGCGTGTGCAAAGCGGTGATCCGTTGCGGTGA
- a CDS encoding sulfatase, translating into MIRFLCFLYAFGFLLSVVHAQRPNVVFLLADDLGQRDLGCYGSTFYETPNLDRIAREGARFTQGYAACPVCSPTRAAVQTGRWPQRTGVTDYIGAALRPELWKRNTLLLPAPYSDRLAHEEVTMGEMMKGAGYATFFAGKWHLGPEGFWPEDQGYDINMGGVDRGGPYGPGKYFTPYANPRLPDGPAGEHLPDRLATETCKFIEANKSRPFFACYSFYDVHTPLNARKDLEAKYAAKRQKLGLEPKFGREEPRDVRLVQEHVTYAAMLEAMDLAVGKILAKLDELGLTENTLVIFTSDNGGLSTSEGSPTSNLPLRAGKGWLYEGGIREPLVIRWPAVLQAGRTIDTPVCSPDYFATLADVAGAPVHAKIDGVSLRPLLEGKGEVPERSLFWHYPHYGNQGGAPGAAIRRGDWKLIHWFEMDRYELFNLRTDLSETSNLAEKEPARVKAMLTELRAWQKDVGALMPTINPAFDATKPDGRAAGNPGQRAKKKK; encoded by the coding sequence ATGATTCGCTTCTTGTGTTTTCTCTACGCTTTTGGTTTTTTGTTGTCTGTCGTACATGCGCAGAGGCCCAATGTGGTTTTCCTCCTCGCGGATGACTTGGGGCAGCGGGATCTGGGATGTTATGGCAGCACTTTTTACGAGACGCCGAATCTCGATCGGATCGCCCGCGAAGGTGCTCGCTTTACGCAGGGCTACGCGGCTTGTCCGGTGTGCTCCCCCACGCGTGCGGCGGTGCAGACGGGTCGCTGGCCGCAGCGCACGGGAGTCACGGACTATATCGGTGCGGCGCTCAGGCCGGAGCTTTGGAAGCGAAATACCCTTCTTTTGCCTGCTCCCTATTCGGATCGCCTGGCGCATGAAGAGGTGACGATGGGCGAAATGATGAAGGGCGCTGGTTATGCTACTTTTTTCGCGGGGAAGTGGCATCTCGGCCCAGAGGGCTTTTGGCCAGAGGATCAGGGTTATGACATCAATATGGGAGGCGTCGATCGCGGGGGACCTTATGGCCCTGGAAAGTATTTTACGCCCTACGCCAATCCCCGGCTGCCGGATGGGCCTGCGGGTGAGCATCTGCCGGATCGATTGGCGACGGAGACGTGTAAATTCATCGAGGCGAACAAGTCGCGGCCCTTTTTTGCCTGCTATTCGTTCTACGATGTGCATACGCCGCTGAATGCCCGCAAGGATTTGGAGGCCAAATATGCCGCGAAACGTCAAAAACTCGGTTTGGAGCCAAAGTTCGGACGCGAGGAGCCTCGTGACGTGCGACTCGTCCAGGAGCATGTGACTTATGCTGCGATGCTGGAGGCCATGGATCTCGCGGTGGGCAAAATTTTGGCAAAACTCGACGAGCTGGGACTCACGGAGAACACGCTGGTCATTTTCACTTCCGACAATGGTGGTCTGAGCACTAGCGAGGGCTCTCCCACATCGAATCTACCTCTGCGGGCAGGGAAGGGCTGGCTTTACGAAGGAGGTATTCGTGAGCCGCTGGTCATCCGCTGGCCTGCGGTGCTGCAGGCTGGTAGGACGATCGATACGCCGGTGTGTAGTCCGGACTATTTTGCCACGCTCGCGGATGTCGCGGGTGCGCCTGTCCATGCGAAGATCGATGGCGTCAGCTTGCGCCCGCTTTTGGAGGGGAAGGGTGAGGTGCCGGAGCGCTCGCTCTTTTGGCATTATCCGCATTATGGCAACCAAGGTGGGGCTCCTGGGGCGGCTATTCGCCGTGGGGATTGGAAGCTCATCCACTGGTTTGAAATGGATCGCTACGAGCTCTTTAATCTCCGCACGGATCTGAGTGAAACGAGCAATCTGGCTGAGAAGGAGCCCGCGCGGGTCAAAGCGATGCTCACGGAGCTCCGAGCATGGCAAAAGGATGTGGGAGCGCTCATGCCGACGATCAATCCCGCCTTTGATGCCACGAAGCCGGATGGCCGTGCCGCAGGTAATCCTGGGCAGCGGGCAAAGAAGAAAAAATAG
- the rlmB gene encoding 23S rRNA (guanosine(2251)-2'-O)-methyltransferase RlmB — protein MRPNRPDQPTARQNRHSRGDSQIVTYDESDLAPLLEDKKDPLVLILDCVQDPHNLGACLRTADAAGVCMVVMPKDKSAPISETVIRVACGGAENIPLVRVTNLVRAMEKLKELGVWLVGTADEATQSLYDLDLKGGIGIVMGAEGPGMRRLTGEHCDFLAKIPMAGRVECLNVSVATGVCLFECVRQRRQK, from the coding sequence ATGCGTCCGAACCGCCCCGATCAACCCACCGCTCGTCAGAACCGCCACTCCAGGGGCGACTCCCAGATCGTCACCTACGATGAAAGCGACCTCGCTCCTCTCCTGGAGGACAAAAAAGACCCGCTCGTGCTCATCCTCGACTGCGTGCAGGATCCACACAACCTCGGTGCCTGCCTGCGCACAGCGGATGCCGCCGGCGTGTGCATGGTGGTCATGCCAAAAGATAAATCAGCCCCGATCAGTGAGACCGTGATCCGCGTCGCCTGTGGTGGCGCAGAAAACATCCCCCTCGTCCGCGTCACAAACCTGGTGCGTGCGATGGAAAAGCTCAAAGAGCTAGGCGTCTGGCTCGTCGGCACTGCGGACGAAGCGACGCAGAGCCTTTATGACCTGGATCTCAAAGGCGGCATCGGCATCGTCATGGGCGCAGAGGGCCCAGGCATGCGCCGCCTCACTGGCGAGCACTGCGACTTCCTCGCGAAAATCCCCATGGCTGGCCGAGTCGAGTGCCTGAACGTCTCCGTCGCGACAGGCGTGTGTCTTTTCGAGTGCGTCCGGCAGCGACGCCAGAAGTAG
- the recA gene encoding recombinase RecA translates to MARAPKESSSEPASNKVAEARARNLDLAIQQIQKDYGEGSILRMGEESKADVAVIPTGNLLIDQALGVGGFARGRVVEIYGPESSGKTTLTLTVIAQAQKMGGLAAFIDVEHALDPGYARRLGVKMDELLVSQPSSGEEALRICETLVRSNALDVVVIDSVAALVTRQELEGDIGDSTVGAQARLMSAALRKLTAIISKARTTVIFTNQIREKIGVMFGNPETTPGGKALKFYASVRVDIRRIGAIKSTDGTVTGNRTKVKVVKNKLAPPYTEAEFDIMYNEGISNVGSLLDLAMDFEILQKRGSWISYKGTQLAQGRDAAKEVLRNDATVYAEIEEAVKQKIADKGGAAVTGKRPAGNSDE, encoded by the coding sequence ATGGCCCGCGCACCCAAAGAATCCTCCTCCGAACCCGCCTCCAACAAAGTCGCCGAGGCCCGTGCCCGAAATCTCGATCTAGCGATCCAGCAGATCCAGAAAGACTATGGTGAGGGCTCCATCCTCCGCATGGGCGAGGAGAGCAAAGCCGATGTGGCCGTCATCCCGACAGGGAATCTACTCATCGACCAGGCCCTCGGCGTCGGAGGCTTCGCCCGTGGCCGCGTGGTCGAGATCTATGGCCCTGAGTCCTCTGGTAAAACCACGCTTACCCTCACCGTCATCGCCCAAGCGCAAAAAATGGGCGGTTTGGCTGCCTTCATTGATGTGGAGCACGCCCTCGATCCAGGCTACGCCCGGCGCCTCGGTGTGAAAATGGATGAACTGCTCGTCTCCCAGCCCAGCAGCGGTGAGGAGGCCCTGCGCATCTGCGAAACGCTCGTCCGCTCGAATGCGCTCGATGTCGTCGTCATCGACTCTGTCGCTGCGCTCGTCACCCGCCAGGAGCTCGAAGGTGACATCGGTGACAGCACCGTCGGAGCCCAGGCCCGCCTCATGAGTGCGGCTCTGCGAAAGCTCACTGCCATCATCAGCAAAGCCCGCACCACGGTGATCTTTACCAATCAGATCCGTGAAAAGATCGGTGTCATGTTCGGCAATCCAGAGACGACCCCTGGTGGAAAGGCCCTCAAATTCTACGCCAGCGTCCGCGTGGACATCCGCCGTATCGGAGCCATCAAGAGCACCGATGGCACCGTCACTGGCAACCGTACGAAGGTGAAAGTCGTCAAAAACAAGCTGGCACCGCCCTACACGGAGGCCGAGTTCGACATCATGTACAATGAGGGCATCAGCAATGTGGGCTCCCTGCTCGATCTGGCCATGGACTTCGAAATCCTGCAAAAACGCGGCTCATGGATCAGCTACAAAGGCACGCAGCTCGCCCAAGGCCGCGATGCCGCGAAGGAAGTCCTCCGCAACGACGCTACCGTGTATGCGGAGATCGAAGAAGCCGTGAAGCAAAAGATCGCTGACAAAGGCGGGGCCGCCGTCACGGGCAAAAGACCCGCAGGCAATAGCGATGAGTGA
- a CDS encoding succinate dehydrogenase cytochrome b subunit, translating to MSAVFDSFSRFYASSIGKKILVALTGLMLIGFIFGHMIGNLLIFVGADAINEYGHLLQTALHGGGVWIARIGLLAAVLVHVVATISLTKANRAARPEAYGQHKAQVSSKSSHTMIWSGLTILAFVVYHLLHFTVRVANDFGSKAYKVTIDGHEAQNVYKMVIDGFSWAPASIFYLIAMALLCSHLSHGFSSLFQTLGISTDKSEPLFKKAGYAFAGLVFAGNAAIVIAIWLCGYGR from the coding sequence ATGAGCGCTGTTTTTGACTCCTTTTCCCGTTTCTACGCCTCCTCCATCGGCAAGAAGATTCTTGTGGCCCTGACGGGCTTGATGCTGATCGGCTTCATCTTTGGCCACATGATCGGCAATCTGCTCATCTTTGTCGGCGCGGATGCCATCAATGAATACGGCCACCTGCTGCAAACTGCGCTGCATGGCGGTGGCGTATGGATCGCCCGGATCGGCCTGCTTGCGGCGGTTTTGGTCCATGTGGTGGCCACGATTTCCCTGACCAAAGCGAACCGTGCTGCCCGCCCCGAAGCATACGGCCAACACAAGGCCCAAGTCAGCTCCAAATCCTCTCACACCATGATCTGGAGCGGTCTGACCATCCTGGCCTTTGTCGTCTATCACCTGCTGCACTTCACCGTCCGCGTCGCCAACGACTTCGGCAGCAAAGCCTACAAAGTGACCATCGACGGCCATGAGGCACAAAACGTCTATAAAATGGTCATCGACGGCTTCTCTTGGGCTCCAGCCTCCATTTTCTACCTCATCGCCATGGCGCTGCTGTGCAGCCACCTGAGCCACGGCTTCTCCAGCCTCTTTCAGACGCTGGGCATCAGCACGGACAAATCCGAGCCGCTCTTCAAGAAGGCTGGTTATGCCTTCGCGGGCCTCGTCTTCGCTGGAAATGCTGCCATCGTCATCGCCATCTGGCTCTGCGGCTATGGGCGGTGA